Genomic segment of Armatimonadota bacterium:
CGCGCTGAAAGGCCGTTCCCCCTATAGAGAGGTTTGGAGGAGTCATGAGCGGCGTGATCTCAATTCGAGCGCATTTGTAACCGCGCTCCCATTCAAAGGAAGTTAACTTGGCCGTACCCGTTGTTGCTAGAACGATTCGATCGGCCAAGGAGGTTTGCGTGTTGGTCGGATCGACCGCTATGAAACCTGTAGCCCAACTATCGCCAACGCTATAGTTCCGCTTTGGAATGCGAGGGAGGTCCACAAACGTTGCGTAGTACCACTCTTGCCCAAGGACCTCAAACCCAATGTCGTTGTATCCGGTACCGTCCACGCGCCAGTAGGTCGCGGCCAACTGATCTTCGTTCAGATAGTTGACCGAATCGCCAATAGCCAAGCGAATGGGCAACATCGGAATCCAGGAGAACATGAAGCCTTCCGGTCGCCGATCCACAACAACGCCTTGAATCTTAGTTCGAATGTCCAAATCGGTCTCGTCGGCTATCGTAGTCCCGGTTCGACGCGCCTCGGTAATCGACTTGATCATGTAGTTCTGGTGATAATCCAGGATTTGAGAAGGTCGCCATTTGTAGGCCAATGGAATGCCTGTCGCCGGCACGCCTTGGATCATGTTGGAGATGGTAACGGAAACCGACGTGCGGTCGACCAGGCGAGCCTGCGTTGTGGCTCCGGCCGTCTCCCAAAGCTCAAGCTCGATCTTATGCGGCCCGTCGGCGATCTTTTCCTTCTTGGTGTCCCAAGCCCAGATTAGATGTTCAGTATCCTCGCCCAACGCCTGTCGGGCGATGGCGTATTGGAACTGATCGTCGATTTTCAGGATGAGATACGAGTTTTCCGACACGCTGTTCTTGGGCACTCGAAACTCGACCTTTTCGCGCACGCTCGCGCCGTTCTTGGGTCTAACGATGGTGAAGGGCGCCTGCGCACAGGCCCAGACCGTACTCATCAACAACAAGGCAATCGTAACGCGCCGCATGATGTCTCCTCCTGGCAATACCGACTTATCGTACCTTATTTTGGACGCTCGTTCTCGCCGAATAGGTTCAAAACTGAGGAGAGATTCGACGGTCGGATCGCATATCCTGCTGGGTCGATCAAGCCGCGGTCATCTTGAGCGCCTCTTCGGTCAGCGCCAGGTTCTGCAAAGCCGATCGATGCTGAGGATCCAGCGCTATGCACCGCTTAAAGGCGATCTTCGCCGCATCGTACACGCCCAACCTATAGTAGCAGTTGCCCAGGACAAACCATCCGTCGGCATTCGAGCCGTCAATCCTGAGCGCCGCGCTGTATACGTCTGCCGCATCCCCATAGGCGCCCAACTGATAAATAGCGTCGCCAGCGTTGAACAATGCGTTCGCATTGTTCGGATCGGCCTGCACCGCCAACATCAACTGCTCCAATCCCTCTTCTGGGCGACCGAGAGCCCAGTAGGCGCGGCCCCAGTTTACGCGGGCATCGACGGATACCGGCATATCCCTCTCTTCTAAGAATTTGAACGCTCGAACAACCATCTCCGGGTCCTGCGTCTGCTCGCCGCAATGCATCCATCGATGCCAACACGTTTCGTCGCCCGGGTCAAGCACGCAGGCGGCTTCGAAGGCTGTCCCCGCCTTCTTAAAGTCGCCCTCGCCCCAGTGCATGTTGGCCCGATCCTTAGAGGCTGCGATTGCGATCTTTGCCGATTTCAGAGCGTGCTCGTAGTGCTTGTCAGCCTGTTCGAAACGACCGTCGAGGCGCTTCAGTTCGGCCAAGAGATAGCTCGCTTCGGGATAACCGGGATTCAGCTCCAGCGCTTTCTCTGCCTCTTGCTCGGCCTCTTTCGTCTTCCTCAACCCTAACAGCGCGCGCGCCCGCGTGTAGTGCCATTTGTAGGTGATGATGTGAGGGTCGCCTACAAATCCGCTAGAGCGCATGAGTTGCCCGGATTGCGACATGAGACCGGTCTCGATGGCTCGCTGACGCGCCTTCTCAAGGCAATTCAGAGCGTCTTTGTACTTCTCGCTTAAATTGCAGGCCTCGGCGTAGCTATACCAAAGCAGAGGATGGTCGATCCCGCGAGCGACTGCTTGGGCGCCGACTTGACAAGCCTCTTGTACTCGTCCTAAAGAGTACAGACACGTGATCCGTTGGCTCCATGCAACCGCCGCAAAGTCTTGAAACGGCTCGATCAGTTCGCAGGCCCTGTCCAGCAGATCCAAAGCCTGATCGTATTGCGCCAAATCGAAGAGCGTATTGGCCAAGTTGAACAGTTGAAAGGCATCGTCCGGAGCCTCGGCCAGAGATTGCTCGAGCAGCCGAATGTTTCGCTCGCCTTTGCCTCTCGCTTCCATCATCTTGCGATCGTAACCAAGGTGGATGATCTGCGCGCCCTGCAGGTTGGCCGCCTTGTAGCCGTTCGATTGAAAAGCCTCGAGCACCTGTTCGTGCAGGCGACCGGTCCACTTAGCGAACGATGTCCGTCGGAACAGGCGAACGGCCCGATGCACAAAGACGTTTTCCTTCGATTCGCCGTCCAATAGGTTGACGATCTCGATATAGTAGGCCCCAAATTGCGGTCTATGCGCCGCCGTTCGGATAATCTCGATCGACTCGGGCGTGAGGCGCTCGTCGGCATCCAGCCACAGAATCCATTCGCCGGTCGCCTGCGCTAGCCCAGCATTGCGCGCGGCCGAAAAGTCGTCCGTCCATTCGCGCTCGATCACCTTGGCGCCGTTGGCCTTTGCAATGTTGATCGTGGAGTCGGCAGAGCCTGTGTCCACCAGGATAAACTCGTCAAAAGCCCCCTTAGCCGCCTTCAGGCAATCCGGCAGCATCTCGGCTTCGTTCTTGGCAATCATCACGAGACTGATCTTGGTCCCTACCGGCTCGATCGGACCGTTGTCGCCGATCGCCTCCGTCAAACGCGCCGCTTCGCTCGCCATTCCGCTTGCCAAACAGAAGTCGCGCAACGGCGCAAGGGTCTCTTGCTTAAGGCCCGCATCCGGCTCGGTCGCATCGATCAGCCACAATGCGTCCTCGATCGCCTCGGTCTCGCGCTGAGAATAGAGCCTCAACCAGACTCTTTGCGCCCTTAGTCCGACATCGTCCGGGTGAACGCGGAGTATCTTCTCAAGGGTCTCCTCGGCTTCCTGCCAGCGATTCTGTTGAAGCAAGGCCGTTACTAATGCTTCTCGCGTGCGCGGGTCGTCGGGGCGCTCCATCGCCGATCGGGTTAGCGCGGTCAAAGCCAAAGCCGATTGGCCATGATCCAGCCACGATCGGCCCATGTCGTAGTAGGTGGTCTTCTTCTCAGCGCTATGCAATTCGTCAAGCGCCTCGGCTGCTTTGATCGCCGCCGCATCCCAACTGAATTGGCCCGAAGCGACCGCTGCCGCCCAGGCGCCCTTCTGCTTTCGCTCGGCAGCCTGTTCCAAAGCCGTCTTCATCGATAGGCACAGGGATTCCAGGATCGGCTCGTGCCAGAAAGGCGTCTTGGCCGCGCGATACTCGTCGCTCAACTGCCCTAGTTCCCGAATTTCCGCATCGATCAGCCATGAGGTCGATGGGCTACAGAACTCTGGGGCTGGTCCGGCGTTCGTAACAATGGTCGCTAGGCCGCAGGCCATTGCTTCCAAGATGGGCAGTCCAAAACCTTCGGCGCGATACGGAGCGATCAGACAATCGCAGGCGCGCATCAGGCTCGCCATCTCGGCCTCGGTCATGGTTCGGTCGATATAGGCGACTACCGGCCCTTGCGGATCGTTCGCCATCTCCCGAAG
This window contains:
- a CDS encoding tetratricopeptide repeat protein encodes the protein MPRRPDQKTKLPPVLWQGSFRSAHSLAKVNRELVGALRRLDPEWQLSLIADEHGAQLPEGFDTGERQAADQLSEFRAVVRHQFPPDWSALPGATVYIQPWEFGVAPEAWVKALGEGDRRLWTPSEFSRQSFVLGGLSPDLVRVVPNGIDPEVYSPNGKKLDLAKQGALNADDLKGRTKFLFVGGTIQRKGIDLVIDAYRQTFTRNDPVALVVKDFGAQDVYSRKNWSNELREMANDPQGPVVAYIDRTMTEAEMASLMRACDCLIAPYRAEGFGLPILEAMACGLATIVTNAGPAPEFCSPSTSWLIDAEIRELGQLSDEYRAAKTPFWHEPILESLCLSMKTALEQAAERKQKGAWAAAVASGQFSWDAAAIKAAEALDELHSAEKKTTYYDMGRSWLDHGQSALALTALTRSAMERPDDPRTREALVTALLQQNRWQEAEETLEKILRVHPDDVGLRAQRVWLRLYSQRETEAIEDALWLIDATEPDAGLKQETLAPLRDFCLASGMASEAARLTEAIGDNGPIEPVGTKISLVMIAKNEAEMLPDCLKAAKGAFDEFILVDTGSADSTINIAKANGAKVIEREWTDDFSAARNAGLAQATGEWILWLDADERLTPESIEIIRTAAHRPQFGAYYIEIVNLLDGESKENVFVHRAVRLFRRTSFAKWTGRLHEQVLEAFQSNGYKAANLQGAQIIHLGYDRKMMEARGKGERNIRLLEQSLAEAPDDAFQLFNLANTLFDLAQYDQALDLLDRACELIEPFQDFAAVAWSQRITCLYSLGRVQEACQVGAQAVARGIDHPLLWYSYAEACNLSEKYKDALNCLEKARQRAIETGLMSQSGQLMRSSGFVGDPHIITYKWHYTRARALLGLRKTKEAEQEAEKALELNPGYPEASYLLAELKRLDGRFEQADKHYEHALKSAKIAIAASKDRANMHWGEGDFKKAGTAFEAACVLDPGDETCWHRWMHCGEQTQDPEMVVRAFKFLEERDMPVSVDARVNWGRAYWALGRPEEGLEQLMLAVQADPNNANALFNAGDAIYQLGAYGDAADVYSAALRIDGSNADGWFVLGNCYYRLGVYDAAKIAFKRCIALDPQHRSALQNLALTEEALKMTAA